A genomic segment from Nematostella vectensis chromosome 6, jaNemVect1.1, whole genome shotgun sequence encodes:
- the LOC5520980 gene encoding microsomal glutathione S-transferase 1: MAAVLSMDNSVFAAFAFYSSVLILKILLVIFAIAFHRLKNQVFPSPEDYKKDPKGEKPQEIKTHPDVERARRVHANDLENIIPFILIGILYILTGPSAQTALIVFRVFTVARLLHTLTYFLGVSIIRGPSFLAGVLCIGFMIVNVIMATHKFAF, encoded by the exons ATGGCTGCCGTACTATCAATGGACAATTCGGTGTTTGCAGCCTTTGCATTTTATTCTTCTGTGCTGATCTTGAAAATTTTGCTGGTTATTTTCGCAATTGCTTTTCATCGCCTTAAAAACCAG GTTTTCCCTAGCCCCGAGGACTATAAGAAGGATCCTAAAGGCGAGAAGCCACAAGAAATCAAGACTCATCCTGATGTGGAGCGAGCACGAAG AGTTCATGCCAATGATCTAGAGAACATCATTCCTTTTATTCTGATTGGCATCCTGTACATTCTGACTGGCCCTTCTGCCCAGACTGCTCTTATTGTATTCCGCGTCTTCACAGTGGCTCGTCTGCTCCACACATTGACATACTTCCTAGGGGTGTCAATCATTCGTGGACCATCCTTTTTAGCTGGTGTATTGTGCATTGGGTTTATGATTGTTAATGTAATCATGGCCACTCATAAGTTTGCTTTTTAA
- the LOC125567941 gene encoding uncharacterized protein LOC125567941, translating to MFSKKNILTSSIMLYLDDFLEEEDVIRVILEQNRKNPAIPHENYSRIEETLGDMSEAELKAEFRFGRGEIDLLLEALQIPESFKCINGTVSSGLEGLLMFLRRFAYPCRLGDMIPRFGRSIPELSLILSEVTDFIVNTHGHLLLDLNQPWLQPFQLESFARAISRKGAALDNCWGFVDGTVRPICRPGEHQRIMYNGHKRVHGIKFQLVVAPNGLIANLFGPVEGKRHDATDVRVTAPTSAILC from the exons ATGTTCTCCAAGAAAAACATTCTAACATCTTCAATTATGCTATACCTCGACGATTTTTTGGAGGAGGAAGATGTCATTCGAGTTATCTTGGAgcaaaatcggaaaaatcctgcCATTCCTCACGAGAATTACAGTCGGATCGAGGAGACACTCGGTGATATGTCTGAGGCTGAACTAAAGGCTGAGTTTAGGTTCGGTCGTGGCGAAATTGACCTGCTTCTCGAAGCTCTTCAAATCCCGGAGTCATTCAAGTGCATCAATGGAACTGTTTCTTCTGGTTTGGAAGGACTATTGATGTTTTTGAGGAGGTTTGCATACCCTTGCAGACTCGGTGATATGATCCCACGGTTTGGTCGCTCTATTCCTGAGCTTAGCCTCATTTTATCAGAGGTCACCGATTTTATTGTGAATACACATGGTCATCTGCTACTTGACTTGAATCAACCCTGGTTACAGCCATTCCAATTGGAGTCGTTTGCTCGGGCAATCAGCCGAAAAGGTGCTGCGCTGGACAACTGTTGGGGTTTTGTTGATGGCACTGTAAGACCCATCTGCCGTCCAGGGGAGCACCAAAGAATAATGTATAATGGCCACAAAAGAGTTCATGGTATTAAATTCCAGTTAGTGGTGGCGCCAAATGGCCTAATAGCCAACCTGTTTGGTCCAGTCG AGGGAAAGAGGCATGATGCTACAGATGTCAGGGTTACTGCACCAACTTCAGCAATACTCTGTTGA
- the LOC5498092 gene encoding prostaglandin E synthase, translating to MAVENLLTFDNRVFALFAVCTAALILKMFFVVYLLGKSRVKHQVLSSPEDYEGKTDGKVKSHPDVDRAIRIQHNDLENIPAFIFLALLYVLTDPREVSALIVFAVFTFSRFMHTGLYWMAAPHGVRAIFFIIGTLANLFLIVQILWTGVHALM from the exons ATGGCTGTAGAAAACCTTTTGACGTTTGATAACCGTGTTTTTGCTCTGTTTGCCGTCTGTACGGCTGCTCTAATACTAAAGATGTTTTTCGTTGTGTATCTGCTGGGTAAATCGCGTGTGAAACATCAG GTTTTGTCTAGTCCAGAGGACTATGAAGGCAAGACTGATGGCAAAGTCAAGTCCCACCCAGATGTTGACAGAGCCATCAG AATCCAGCACAATGACTTAGAGAATATCCCAGCATTCatcttcctagccctgctaTATGTGCTGACTGACCCTCGCGAGGTTTCTGCCCTTATTGTGTTTGCCGTGTTCACATTCTCACGCTTCATGCACACTGGTTTATACTGGATGGCGGCTCCACACGGTGTCAGGGCTATCTTCTTCATCATTGGCACTTTGGCTAACTTATTTCTTATTGTGCAAATTTTGTGGACTGGTGTCCATGCCTTGATGTAG
- the LOC5521072 gene encoding prostaglandin reductase-3, with amino-acid sequence MAVRNLPKTFRKLVVSRLSTNFREAVETVSAKMLEPGPEEVLVKTRYAGINATDINHTAGRYKPWNKPPFDAGLEGLGEVVATGKDYKGKFSVGQPVMFMRFGGFAEYVTLTEKDIVPVPRTNPIFLTLPISGMTAALSLEKLGELKKGETVLVTAAAGGTGQFAVQLAKQAGCHVIGTCSTEAKCDFLKSIGCDRPINYKTESLDKVLNKEYPKGIDVIYESIGGEIFDTCVNRLATKGRIIVIGFITAYKSQLGFNPSKTGTLLPKLLMKSGSLRTFMLFNYLSDMPTVFPRLISMLETGQLRISIDRGESSPRGPFCGLDSIYDAVEYLHDGKNRGKVVVEIAENTKSQL; translated from the exons ATGGCTGTTAGAAATCTTCCCAAAACCTTTAGAAAGCTGGTTGTTTCAAGACTCAGTACGAATTTCCGTGAAGCGGTCGAGACAGTGTCTGCGAAGATGCTTGAACCGGGTCCCGAAGAAGTTCTCGTCAAGACAAG GTATGCAGGCATTAATGCCACAGATATCAACCACACTGCTGGGCGATACAAGCCCTGGAATAAACCACCCTTTGATGCAGGTCTTGAG GGACTTGGGGAGGTTGTAGCTACTGGTAAAGACTACAAAGGAAAGTTTTCAGTTGGACAGCCAGTAATGTTCATGAGATTTGGCGGCTTTGCTGAATATGTA ACTTTGACTGAAAAGGATATAGTTCCTGTACCAAGAACAAATCCAATTTTTCTCACTCTTCCAATAAGTGGCATGACAGCTGCTCTATCTCTTGAGAAG CTCGgagaattaaaaaaaggcgAGACAGTTCTGGTGACTG CTGCTGCTGGTGGTACAGGACAGTTTGCA GTTCAGTTGGCAAAGCAAGCTGGTTGTCATGTGATAGGTACTTGTTCAACAGAAGCAAAATGTGATTTTTTAAAG TCAATAGGTTGTGATCGGCCAATAAATTACAAGACTGAAAGCCTTGACAAAGTATTAAATAAAGAGTATCCG AAGGGAATAGATGTCATCTACGAGTCAATTGGAGGGGAAATATTCGATACTTGTGTTAACAG GCTGGCGACCAAGGGacgcattattgttattgggtTTATCACTGCCTACAAGTCCCAGCTTGGGTTCAATCCATCCAAGACTGGTACACTTTTACCTAAG tTGCTTATGAAGTCTGGTAGCCTTCGCACATTTATGCTGTTTAACTATCTCTCGGACATGCCTACTGTATTCCCGCGTCTCATATCCATGCTAGAGACAGGTCAACTAAGGATCTCAATTGATCGGGGCGAAAGTTCACCCAGGGGGCCCTTTTGTGGTCTAGATTCAATATACGATGCTGTTGAG TATCTCCACGACGGTAAAAATCGCGGCAAAGTGGTGGTGGAGATTGCCGAAAATACAAAGAGTCAACTCTAG
- the LOC5498093 gene encoding golgin subfamily A member 6-like protein 22, whose translation MSEDKKVAEKRELFIWKFDSDVSLLKEVIVEEPHKHPYASKERGQKWDKIALNLKENHGFKVTQRSVRKRFNSLHEDFLKKEKKEKRDSGVEVMYDEKHQMLTDYNELIEDWERERKERVDDEKVMAEDMRKKATERLSATKKRKESGEDKGEEDQPKRKTQRSLVQLMEQSIAVRSQERARELEIRENELKQQQQFHGYLLQQQQQAQQMHVQQQQQQQAMNMAMMNVLTEMLNAVKNART comes from the coding sequence ATGTCTGAGGATAAAAAAGTGGCGGAAAAAAGAGAGCTCTTTATATGGAAATTTGACAGCGATGTCTCACTTCTGAAAGAGGTTATTGTGGAGGAGCCTCACAAGCATCCTTACGCATCAAAAGAGAGAGGACAGAAGTGGGACAAAATCGCCCtcaatttaaaagaaaaccatGGGTTTAAGGTCACTCAAAGGTCGGTGAGAAAGAGGTTTAATAGTCTGCATGaagactttttaaaaaaagagaagaagGAGAAGAGAGACAGTGGGGTAGAGGTGATGTACGATGAAAAGCACCAGATGCTTACAGACTACAACGAGCTTATAGAGGACTGGGAAAGGGAAAGGAAAGAGAGGGTGGATGACGAGAAGGTTATGGCAGAAGATATGAGGAAGAAGGCAACAGAGAGATTAAGTGCAACCAAGAAGAGAAAAGAGAGTGGCGAAGACAAGGGCGAAGAAGACCAGCCAAAGAGAAAGACACAGCGAAGTTTGGTACAATTAATGGAGCAGAGCATAGCAGTACGTAGTCAGGAGAGGGCAAGAGAGCTGGAGATCAGAGAAAATGAATtaaaacaacagcagcaaTTCCATGGCTACCTGCtccagcagcaacaacaggCACAGCAGATGCATgtgcaacagcaacagcaacaacaagccATGAATATGGCCATGATGAATGTCCTAACAGAGATGCTGAATGCTGTTAAAAATGCTAGGACCTAG
- the LOC5498094 gene encoding prostaglandin E synthase produces the protein MAVENLLTFDNRVFALFAVCTAALILKMFFVVYLLGKSRVKHQVLSSPEDYEGKTDGKVKSHPDVDRAIRIQHNDLENIPSFIFLALLYVLTDPREVSALIVFAVFTFSRFMHTGLYWMAAPHGVRGIFFIIGTLANLFLIVQILWTGVHALM, from the exons ATGGCTGTAGAAAACCTTTTGACGTTTGATAACCGTGTTTTTGCTCTGTTTGCCGTCTGTACGGCTGCTCTAATACTAAAGATGTTTTTCGTTGTGTATCTGCTGGGTAAATCGCGTGTGAAACATCAG GTTTTGTCTAGTCCAGAGGACTATGAAGGCAAGACTGATGGCAAAGTCAAGTCCCACCCAGATGTTGACAGAGCCATCAG AATCCAGCACAATGACTTAGAGAATATCCCATCATTCatcttcctagccctgctaTATGTGCTGACTGACCCTCGCGAGGTTTCTGCCCTTATTGTGTTTGCCGTGTTCACATTCTCACGCTTCATGCACACTGGTTTATACTGGATGGCGGCTCCACACGGTGTCAGGGGTATCTTCTTCATCATTGGCACTTTGGCTAACTTATTTCTTATTGTGCAAATTTTGTGGACTGGTGTCCATGCCTTGATGTAG
- the LOC116604132 gene encoding uncharacterized protein LOC116604132: MHKSSTSLFYFECNSTERINYTRPLKTPMVFKSLKTLEANSRKRLKRQKITRGFEELAEKQFCPLNVTIKKMCKATNTWKSKTSKSKASLISAHFEFPEDLEDFFNSGCHKREDQNVPVNEYQDKNFHTENCENEQNLHSSDERKQGTNNPTIHRAGRLLFSAMGNITTSQVQKRICVPETPLIPKTSLDGKSILNLPETPCVNRSPSIVTRKQDGSILMVQETPLFQANLSQPDNTVLASKKSGERKGIRKVPETPLQMGLREAKKLNQKCFVTSTNQEVRMVPETPLLNAQGFPPDLPGVQEVKAPVMQYEKFSPIYEKLQMEDPENPLPFSFTVP, translated from the exons ATGCACAAGTCATCTACTTCTTTATTCTATTTTGAATG TAATAGCACCGAAAGAATAAATTACACAAGGCCACTTAAAACGCCAATGGTTTTCAAAAG TTTGAAAACTCTAGAGGCAAACTCACGGAAACGACTGAAAAGGCAGAAGATCACCAGAGGTTTCGAAGAGCTTGCCGAAAAACAGTTCTGTCCGCTCAATGTCACCATCAAAAAGATGTGCAAAGCTACGAACACGTGGAAAAGTAAAACATCTAAAAGCAAAGCTTCATTAATTTCTG CACACTTTGAGTTTCCTGAGGATCTAGAGGACTTCTTCAATAGTGGCTGCCATAAAAGGGAAGATCAAAATGTACCTGTGAATGAATACCAAGACAAAAACTTCCACACAG AAAATTGTGAAAATGAACAGAACCTGCATAGTTCAGATGAAAGAAAACAAGGCACAAACAATCCAACCATTCACAGGGCTGGGAGATTGCTCTTTTCTGCAATGGGCAACATTACTACAAGTCAAGTACAAAAGCGCATCTGTGTTCCTGAAACACCCTTGATACCCAAAACAAGCTTGGATGGGAAGAGTATCTTAAATTTACCAGAAACACCATGTGTTAACAGGTCACCATCTATTGTGACAAGGAAACAGGATGGGAGCATTTTGATGGTACAAGAGACACCATTGTTCCAAGCAAACTTGTCCCAGCCTGACAACACTGTTTTGGCATCCAAAAAAAGTGGTGAAAGAAAGGGCATTAGGAAGGTGCCTGAAACGCCTCTTCAAATGGGCCTGCGTGAAGCCAAAAAACTGAACCAAAAGTGCTTCGTGACATCAACTAACCAAGAGGTCAGAATGGTCCCAGAGACTCCTCTTTTGAATGCTCAAGGGTTTCCACCCGATCTGCCAGGAGTTCAAGAAGTCAAGGCACCTGTCATGCAGTATGAAAAGTTTTCACCTATATATGAAAAACTACAAATGGAAGACCCTGAGAATCCACTTCCTTTCTCTTTTACTGTCCCTTAA